From the Quercus lobata isolate SW786 chromosome 6, ValleyOak3.0 Primary Assembly, whole genome shotgun sequence genome, one window contains:
- the LOC115950070 gene encoding uncharacterized protein LOC115950070, with amino-acid sequence MTNNKAEYKALITGLDLAKATRAAIMVMYCDSQVVTSQVNGDYNRKNEQMKRYIEQVKNRVSDLQAKFVQIPREENENANRLAKVASAEHMLIPNKLLYYTTARGERRHTNVKVVGWRAALLQRGEQVIDKERDIKEARSDARVLSNGPAQAHPIRGVL; translated from the exons ATGACCAATAACAAGGCAGAGTACAAAGCTTTAATAACGGGGCTAGATCTCGCAAAAGCGACAAGAGCTGCAATTATGGTCATGTATTGCGATTCCCAAGTAGTGACTAGTCAAGTTAATGGCGACTATAACCGCAAGAACGAACAGATGAAGAGGTACATTGAGCAAGTGAAGAATCGCGTAAGCGACCTCCAAGCGAAATTTGTTCAAATACCAAGGGAAGAGAACGAGAACGCCAACCGTCTTGCTAAAGTTGCATCAGCAGAGCATATGCTCATCCCCAATAAG CTATTGTACTATACTACGGCTAGAGGAGAGAGAAGGCACACCAATGTCAAGGTAGTGGGATGGAGGGCAGCTCTGCTGCAACGTGGGGAGCAAGTCATTGACAAGGAAAGGGACATCAAGGAGGCCAGGAGTGATGCACGTGTCCTTAGTAATGGTCCagcacaagctcatccaataaGGGGTGTTCTATAG